In Myxococcus virescens, one genomic interval encodes:
- a CDS encoding WD40 repeat domain-containing protein, whose product MSRPPGQARIEAPVVGLTAGLPGDFRCIAEDPDGDALTYAFDWGRAAAEVSLSERVPSGTAGDVAPVFQTKGQFSARCRAVDTHGQLGAWSELVAFTVEPAPPQDDGKRTLAVEVFGAGRVTSTPEGLSGCTGPCMARFDVGTQVTLQAEPAEGWRFTGWMRCGPEQTPQVIRVEQNRRCGVGFAPTLEHSALWRQSGARHPIAVAWSPDGVLLAVLDRVGGEGSLRIWNAQLGHVSRVIRVEGSDIRAVAWGPRMEDLIAGFEDGQLARIDPNTGAPVQRWRAHSGRVLGVAWNPDGNEFASISNLDTGGGEVRFWSADTGTERREPLLTEYPVHQIHWSPDARRIALEVQGEMVEIHPLAPAGPLYRQSNAHGFAWSPDGARYAVGSFRYVRVYEAATHEQQAMWTGPWGLLARMDWSRTKDWLVVVDGLRSLTVLEANTGTVVADGFEPLPNPLSASGYGAVRFHPVDNTFVATEREPAAVSVFQVDEEHARVRRTELLAHLRAVNATAWSPAGARLASAGSEGKVRLWSDSGQALGALDGHGGRDVRALGWSEEGTRLATGGDDGRLCVWDVNAGTRVRTPVELTPWSHGQQSRVEHAALTPDGRTLAGAGTTVSPTGRKGTVQVWDVGSGTELLRIPETPSPVVELKWTPDGASLIIVYSQGAWNLWHRTSGVLRRMEPGLTGIVAAALNPDRTHLALSTSEQLAVLDLSTGAFVASARTWLIQLALAWSPDGTRLASGGEGGLLFSWDVREAGAFQPTVMGAHESTILGISWRGDGKAITTGGWDAELFSWLAPEKPSDR is encoded by the coding sequence GTGTCCCGCCCTCCGGGCCAGGCACGCATCGAGGCCCCCGTCGTCGGGCTCACGGCGGGATTGCCGGGAGACTTCCGGTGCATCGCCGAGGATCCGGACGGTGACGCGCTGACCTACGCATTCGACTGGGGGCGTGCGGCGGCGGAAGTCAGCCTGTCCGAACGTGTTCCCAGCGGCACCGCCGGTGACGTGGCTCCCGTCTTCCAGACGAAGGGGCAGTTTTCGGCCCGCTGCCGCGCGGTCGATACCCACGGACAATTGGGGGCGTGGTCCGAACTGGTGGCCTTCACCGTCGAACCGGCTCCACCCCAGGATGATGGGAAGCGGACGCTCGCCGTCGAAGTCTTTGGCGCAGGGCGGGTCACGAGCACGCCGGAAGGGCTGAGCGGCTGCACGGGCCCGTGCATGGCGCGCTTCGATGTGGGGACCCAAGTCACGCTCCAGGCGGAGCCCGCGGAGGGGTGGCGATTCACCGGATGGATGCGCTGCGGACCAGAGCAGACGCCCCAGGTCATCCGAGTGGAGCAGAACCGGCGCTGTGGTGTGGGGTTCGCGCCAACGCTCGAGCACTCCGCGCTGTGGAGGCAGTCAGGTGCACGACACCCCATCGCTGTGGCCTGGAGCCCGGACGGGGTCCTCCTCGCGGTGCTGGATCGAGTCGGGGGGGAGGGCTCACTGCGCATCTGGAATGCGCAGCTCGGCCACGTCTCCCGGGTGATTCGAGTGGAGGGCTCGGACATTCGTGCCGTGGCGTGGGGGCCCAGGATGGAGGACCTGATCGCCGGCTTCGAAGATGGGCAGCTGGCCCGGATCGACCCGAACACAGGCGCGCCTGTCCAGCGTTGGCGCGCCCATTCGGGCCGGGTGTTGGGCGTTGCCTGGAATCCAGACGGCAACGAGTTCGCCAGCATCAGCAACCTGGACACGGGCGGCGGGGAAGTGCGCTTCTGGTCCGCGGACACGGGGACGGAGCGCCGGGAGCCCTTGCTGACGGAGTATCCCGTCCACCAGATCCACTGGAGCCCGGATGCACGCCGTATTGCACTCGAGGTGCAGGGCGAGATGGTGGAGATCCACCCGCTTGCCCCAGCCGGGCCGCTCTACCGGCAGAGCAATGCCCATGGCTTCGCCTGGAGCCCGGACGGAGCGCGGTACGCGGTGGGCAGCTTCCGCTACGTGCGAGTGTATGAGGCAGCGACCCACGAACAGCAGGCCATGTGGACAGGCCCGTGGGGCCTGCTCGCCCGCATGGACTGGAGCCGCACGAAGGACTGGCTCGTGGTGGTGGATGGACTCCGATCGCTGACGGTCCTGGAGGCAAACACCGGGACGGTGGTGGCGGATGGCTTCGAGCCTCTCCCCAACCCGCTGAGTGCGTCCGGCTACGGCGCCGTGCGGTTCCACCCGGTCGACAACACGTTCGTCGCGACGGAGAGGGAGCCCGCCGCGGTGTCCGTCTTCCAGGTGGATGAGGAACACGCGCGCGTGCGGCGCACTGAATTGCTGGCGCATCTGCGGGCGGTCAACGCCACGGCATGGAGTCCTGCGGGAGCTCGGCTGGCATCGGCCGGCAGCGAGGGCAAGGTCCGACTCTGGAGCGATTCAGGCCAGGCGCTGGGAGCGCTGGACGGACATGGGGGGAGAGACGTTCGTGCCTTGGGGTGGAGCGAGGAGGGCACGCGACTCGCGACGGGAGGCGATGACGGCCGGCTCTGCGTCTGGGACGTGAATGCGGGCACCCGGGTGCGCACGCCTGTCGAGCTGACGCCGTGGTCTCATGGACAGCAATCCAGGGTGGAGCACGCCGCGCTGACGCCAGACGGCCGGACCCTGGCGGGCGCGGGCACGACGGTGTCGCCCACCGGGAGAAAAGGAACCGTCCAGGTCTGGGACGTGGGGAGCGGCACGGAGTTGCTGCGCATCCCAGAAACGCCGAGTCCTGTCGTCGAGCTGAAATGGACGCCCGATGGCGCGTCGCTGATCATCGTCTACAGCCAGGGGGCGTGGAACCTCTGGCACCGTACGTCCGGTGTCCTTCGACGCATGGAGCCCGGGTTGACGGGCATTGTGGCCGCCGCGCTCAACCCCGACAGGACGCACCTGGCGCTGAGCACCAGTGAGCAGCTCGCCGTCCTGGATTTGAGCACGGGTGCCTTCGTTGCGAGCGCCAGGACCTGGCTCATCCAACTGGCGCTGGCGTGGAGCCCGGATGGCACGCGGCTCGCCAGTGGCGGCGAAGGTGGATTGCTCTTCAGCTGGGACGTCCGTGAAGCGGGCGCGTTCCAGCCCACGGTCATGGGCGCCCACGA